One Ruficoccus amylovorans genomic window carries:
- a CDS encoding DNA repair protein RecN: MLEELHIRDLALMDEAVLEFEPGYTAVTGETGAGKSVLLGALSLLAGNRADKTVIRQGQDACEVAATLHFARPERIDTMLEELGLPACEDGALVLRRVIHRQRAAKVQVNGALATLAALQELGGHWIDFHGPGEPQKLFKGRHQLAMLDAFAGLASELETYGEHYTAWQDLLRQAEELRTADRLDEDEQEFLSRQIARIDQVEASEESIAELERDFLRLDRAQELAELAGQLEAGLTGDEGVVTQLGAMQRAAHELAQLDEEAAGLSARMEAAIIELQDLGGEFSRLAGEVDIEPEAAELLQSRMAAWLEVKRKHGPTVAEVLAKREEMAGRLEAQSDVEGTLERLAAEAAVKEKTLRGLAAALTKKREAASTKLSAEVGKLLKRLGFKKAGFEIKVHALKELGPTGDSGCDYLFSANAGQELLPLNRIASSGETARVMLALKAVLARADHTPLLVFDEVDANVGGEIGAEVGRELAALAGEHQVLCVTHLPQVAAQGRQHYVVTKSQGDGETTVSIQPLHDDLPAREEELARMLGDRKSASAREHARSLLKPLA, encoded by the coding sequence ATGCTCGAAGAACTGCATATCCGTGATCTGGCCTTGATGGACGAGGCGGTACTGGAGTTCGAGCCCGGCTACACCGCCGTGACCGGCGAGACCGGCGCGGGCAAAAGCGTGCTGCTCGGGGCGCTCTCTCTGCTGGCCGGGAACCGGGCGGACAAGACCGTCATCCGGCAGGGGCAGGACGCCTGCGAAGTTGCCGCCACCCTGCATTTTGCTCGTCCGGAGCGGATCGACACCATGCTGGAGGAGTTGGGGCTGCCCGCCTGCGAGGATGGGGCGCTCGTCCTGCGCCGGGTGATCCACCGCCAGCGCGCGGCCAAGGTCCAGGTCAACGGCGCGTTGGCCACGCTGGCCGCATTGCAGGAACTGGGCGGGCACTGGATCGATTTTCACGGCCCCGGCGAGCCGCAGAAGCTTTTCAAGGGGCGTCACCAGTTGGCTATGCTTGACGCTTTCGCGGGGCTGGCCAGTGAACTGGAAACCTACGGCGAGCACTACACGGCCTGGCAGGACCTGCTGCGGCAGGCCGAGGAACTGCGCACGGCGGACCGGCTCGACGAGGACGAGCAGGAGTTCCTCTCCCGGCAGATCGCCCGCATCGATCAGGTGGAAGCCTCTGAGGAATCCATCGCCGAGTTGGAGCGTGATTTTTTACGGCTGGACCGGGCGCAGGAGCTGGCCGAACTGGCCGGGCAACTGGAGGCCGGGCTGACCGGCGACGAGGGCGTGGTCACGCAACTCGGCGCCATGCAACGGGCCGCGCACGAGCTGGCCCAGCTTGACGAGGAGGCCGCCGGTCTCTCCGCCCGGATGGAGGCCGCGATTATTGAGCTACAGGACCTGGGCGGCGAATTCTCCCGACTCGCGGGCGAGGTGGACATCGAGCCGGAGGCGGCGGAACTGCTTCAGTCCCGCATGGCGGCCTGGCTGGAGGTCAAGCGCAAGCACGGCCCGACGGTGGCGGAAGTTCTGGCCAAGCGCGAGGAGATGGCGGGTCGCCTGGAGGCTCAGTCCGATGTCGAGGGCACGCTGGAGCGCCTGGCTGCCGAGGCTGCCGTGAAGGAAAAAACGCTGCGTGGACTGGCCGCCGCTTTGACCAAAAAGCGCGAAGCCGCCTCGACCAAACTCAGCGCCGAAGTAGGCAAACTGCTCAAGCGGCTCGGGTTCAAGAAAGCGGGCTTCGAGATAAAAGTCCACGCGCTCAAGGAGCTGGGGCCGACCGGGGATTCCGGCTGCGACTATCTTTTTTCCGCCAACGCGGGGCAGGAATTGCTCCCGCTCAACCGCATCGCCTCCAGCGGTGAAACCGCGCGGGTCATGCTCGCGCTCAAGGCCGTGCTGGCCCGGGCCGACCACACGCCGCTGCTGGTTTTCGACGAGGTCGATGCCAATGTCGGGGGCGAGATCGGAGCCGAGGTCGGGCGCGAACTGGCCGCGCTGGCCGGGGAGCATCAGGTCCTCTGCGTGACGCACCTGCCGCAGGTCGCCGCGCAGGGGCGGCAGCACTACGTGGTGACGAAGTCCCAGGGCGACGGCGAGACGACTGTATCCATCCAGCCACTACACGACGATCTTCCCGCCCGCGAGGAGGAACTGGCCCGCATGCTCGGCGACCGCAAGTCTGCCTCCGCCCGGGAGCACGCCCGTTCGCTGCTGAAGCCCTTGGCGTGA
- a CDS encoding cytochrome c biogenesis protein, with amino-acid sequence MKTFVPLLCLLVGVIIIGRGLVPPNYQSEYDVRSFAELPVQSGGRVLPLDSVARNSLRLLSGRQSAKLPEDGKMSAIAWFMELSFNPVAADKIPVFRIDNPQVLGLFGWQQEDRKLFSFDDLRPHFQTIQQMASQVNPEPKLRSAYERQLIKLTSALMEYDVLARSIQPGGNLDQVLLEYGAWERIVEPGRTAFDQKERGESFDAEDLERFTFLTSRYLDISKRGGFGIVPPAGEQTKADDHWLNLGEALLQTIESGQLNPIVDDYAKLTVFWRQANPQGFNETLTALHTQLAPASPTGHVAFEEFFNTFEPFYRASVLYVIILLLAAISWLWMPLPLQRGAFWLLVLAFAVHTFGLLGRMYIQGRPPVTNLYSSAIFVGWGAVLLGLILERIYRSGIGSFVSGLVGFVTLIIAHNLALSGDTLEMMQAVLDSNFWLATHVVIITIGYSATFLAGTLAIVYVLRRLPAGRLSRETAASLYRMVYGITCFALLFSFVGTMLGGVWADQSWGRFWGWDPKENGALIIVLWCALMLHARIGRLVGERGFMLLAIFGNIVTVWSWFGTNMLGVGLHSYGFMDKAFFWILLFIVSQFALIALGLTRPAPGTRTTPKAANGQA; translated from the coding sequence ATGAAAACCTTTGTCCCCCTCCTCTGCCTGCTCGTGGGCGTGATCATCATCGGTCGCGGGCTGGTGCCGCCGAATTACCAGTCCGAGTACGACGTGCGCAGCTTCGCGGAGCTGCCGGTGCAGTCCGGCGGGCGCGTCCTTCCACTGGACTCGGTGGCTCGCAACAGCCTGCGCCTGCTCAGCGGACGCCAGAGCGCCAAGCTCCCCGAGGACGGCAAGATGAGCGCCATCGCGTGGTTCATGGAGCTGTCCTTCAACCCCGTGGCCGCGGACAAGATCCCCGTCTTTCGCATCGACAACCCGCAGGTGCTCGGCCTCTTCGGCTGGCAGCAGGAGGACCGCAAGCTCTTCTCCTTCGACGACCTGCGCCCCCACTTCCAGACCATCCAGCAGATGGCCTCGCAGGTCAACCCCGAGCCCAAGCTCCGCAGTGCCTACGAGCGCCAGCTGATCAAGCTGACCAGCGCACTGATGGAGTACGACGTGCTCGCACGCTCGATCCAGCCCGGTGGCAACCTCGACCAGGTGCTGCTCGAATACGGGGCCTGGGAACGCATAGTCGAGCCGGGCCGCACGGCCTTTGACCAGAAGGAGCGCGGCGAGAGCTTTGACGCCGAGGACCTGGAGCGTTTCACCTTCCTGACCAGCCGCTACCTCGACATCTCCAAGCGCGGGGGCTTTGGCATCGTGCCCCCCGCCGGTGAGCAAACCAAGGCCGACGACCACTGGCTCAACCTCGGCGAAGCCCTCCTGCAAACCATCGAGAGCGGTCAACTCAACCCCATCGTCGATGACTACGCCAAGCTGACCGTCTTCTGGCGGCAGGCCAACCCGCAGGGGTTTAACGAAACCCTCACTGCGCTGCACACGCAGCTCGCCCCCGCCTCGCCGACCGGGCACGTCGCCTTTGAGGAATTTTTCAATACCTTCGAGCCCTTCTACCGCGCCAGCGTCCTCTACGTCATTATCCTCCTGCTCGCCGCCATCAGTTGGCTGTGGATGCCGCTGCCGCTCCAGCGCGGGGCCTTCTGGCTGCTCGTGCTGGCCTTTGCCGTGCATACCTTCGGACTGCTCGGGCGCATGTACATCCAGGGCCGCCCGCCCGTGACCAACCTGTACTCCTCGGCCATCTTCGTCGGTTGGGGTGCGGTCCTGCTGGGCCTCATCCTGGAGCGCATCTACCGCAGCGGGATCGGGAGCTTCGTCTCGGGGCTGGTCGGGTTTGTCACACTCATCATCGCCCACAACCTCGCCCTCAGCGGCGACACCCTGGAAATGATGCAGGCCGTGCTCGACTCGAACTTCTGGCTGGCGACCCACGTGGTCATCATCACCATCGGCTACTCTGCCACCTTCCTCGCCGGAACGCTCGCCATCGTCTATGTGCTGCGCCGCCTGCCCGCCGGAAGGCTTTCCCGCGAAACCGCCGCCAGCCTCTACCGCATGGTTTACGGCATCACCTGCTTCGCCCTGCTCTTCTCCTTTGTCGGGACCATGCTCGGCGGCGTCTGGGCAGACCAGAGCTGGGGCCGCTTCTGGGGCTGGGACCCGAAGGAAAACGGCGCGCTCATCATCGTGCTGTGGTGCGCGCTCATGCTGCACGCCCGCATCGGCCGCCTCGTGGGCGAACGCGGCTTTATGCTGCTGGCGATTTTTGGCAACATCGTGACTGTCTGGTCGTGGTTCGGGACGAACATGCTCGGCGTCGGGCTGCACTCCTACGGCTTCATGGACAAGGCGTTTTTCTGGATCCTGCTCTTCATCGTAAGCCAGTTCGCGCTCATCGCGCTGGGCCTGACCCGTCCGGCACCGGGCACACGGACCACCCCCAAGGCCGCGAACGGCCAGGCCTGA